In Arthrobacter alpinus, a single window of DNA contains:
- a CDS encoding LysE/ArgO family amino acid transporter gives MTSLDIFSSTGTGLGAGLALIIAIGAQNAFVLRQGIRAEHVGLVVLVCMLSDIVLIAAGILGIGAVITAVPAVVVAIRLAGAAFLVGYAILAARRALRPGALVAGTQKGSLGTKAALVTAVTLTWLNPHVYLDTVLLLGTLANQHGELRWWFGAGAALGSVVWFSALGFGARFLRPVFAKPGAWRVLDALIAAVMLFLGVKMALGI, from the coding sequence GTGACATCATTGGATATTTTCTCAAGCACGGGCACGGGCCTCGGCGCCGGGTTGGCCCTCATCATCGCCATCGGCGCCCAGAATGCCTTTGTGCTCCGGCAAGGCATTCGGGCAGAGCATGTGGGCCTTGTTGTGCTCGTCTGCATGCTCAGCGACATCGTACTCATCGCTGCCGGCATCCTGGGGATCGGTGCCGTTATTACGGCCGTGCCCGCGGTGGTGGTGGCGATCAGGCTGGCCGGTGCCGCGTTCCTGGTCGGCTACGCCATTCTCGCCGCAAGACGGGCACTTCGGCCCGGTGCGTTGGTGGCCGGGACGCAGAAGGGCTCGTTGGGCACCAAAGCCGCTCTCGTGACGGCCGTGACCCTGACCTGGCTCAACCCCCATGTCTATCTGGACACTGTGCTGCTCCTGGGCACACTCGCCAACCAGCATGGAGAGTTGCGCTGGTGGTTTGGGGCAGGGGCCGCGCTTGGCAGTGTTGTCTGGTTCAGTGCTTTGGGATTCGGGGCACGCTTCCTGCGGCCAGTGTTCGCCAAGCCTGGCGCGTGGCGCGTGCTCGACGCCCTGATCGCCGCCGTCATGCTTTTCCTTGGCGTCAAGATGGCTCTAGGAATCTAA
- a CDS encoding LacI family DNA-binding transcriptional regulator codes for MTTQGNDKSTANNFPAGEGPSASGTSHAKRGPSIADVARAAGVSAQTVSRVSNGHSNVEDGTRIKVQDAMRRLGYRPNGAARALKSGQFKSIGVIMFTLSSHGNMKTLDAIARAASDSGYSISLIPMPDPASSKFPAAYNRLREQQVDGVIIVFDAHLTDRADIILPEDLPTVVIDSKPDRGYIMVDTDQGGGAQQATEHLLSLGHANVWHIGGPQASFSASHRAGAWRLTLNTAGVTPPEVIYGDWSTESGYQAGLELGSRPEVTAIFAANDHMALGAMRALHELGRKIPRDVSVVGFDDLDEASSFWPPLSTVHQSFRTVGRLGLELLLTQIAGGQAPDSNWVPTRLVVRESTSAPSTPGG; via the coding sequence GTGACCACGCAAGGAAATGACAAGAGTACTGCCAATAATTTCCCGGCCGGGGAGGGCCCGTCCGCATCCGGCACGAGCCACGCAAAAAGGGGTCCGTCCATCGCCGATGTCGCGCGGGCGGCTGGCGTATCCGCACAAACGGTTTCCCGCGTATCCAACGGTCACAGCAACGTCGAAGATGGCACACGGATTAAGGTCCAGGACGCCATGAGACGACTTGGCTACCGTCCCAACGGGGCTGCAAGAGCACTCAAGAGCGGGCAGTTCAAGTCCATTGGCGTCATCATGTTCACGCTATCTAGCCACGGCAATATGAAAACACTGGATGCAATTGCGCGGGCCGCCTCGGACTCTGGCTACTCAATCAGCCTGATCCCCATGCCCGACCCGGCAAGCAGCAAATTCCCGGCCGCCTACAACCGCCTTCGTGAGCAACAGGTCGACGGCGTGATAATCGTCTTTGACGCCCATCTCACCGATCGAGCAGACATCATCTTGCCCGAGGACCTGCCTACCGTGGTGATCGATTCCAAGCCCGATCGCGGATACATCATGGTCGACACCGACCAAGGGGGCGGCGCCCAGCAGGCAACCGAACATTTGCTGAGCCTGGGCCATGCAAACGTCTGGCATATCGGCGGCCCGCAGGCCTCCTTCTCTGCCTCACACCGAGCTGGTGCCTGGCGCCTGACACTGAATACAGCGGGCGTCACTCCGCCGGAGGTCATCTACGGCGACTGGTCCACCGAGTCCGGCTACCAGGCAGGACTCGAGTTGGGCTCTCGTCCAGAAGTGACGGCCATCTTTGCTGCCAATGACCACATGGCGCTCGGTGCCATGCGTGCCCTCCATGAGCTGGGGCGCAAGATCCCCCGCGATGTCAGCGTTGTGGGTTTTGATGATCTTGACGAAGCATCGTCTTTCTGGCCGCCCCTGAGCACCGTCCACCAGAGCTTCCGAACCGTTGGCAGGCTCGGTCTTGAGCTGCTACTGACACAAATCGCCGGAGGCCAGGCACCGGATTCGAACTGGGTGCCGACACGCTTGGTAGTGCGTGAATCGACGTCGGCCCCGTCAACCCCAGGCGGTTAG
- a CDS encoding GmrSD restriction endonuclease domain-containing protein, giving the protein MPAARPNRRFGATDFIMGSVLASVLFITTACGGAPAPQSAPASDVVTQSPTPSPSPSPTEDDVAPVDGDNVPDAGNADLAANVQPAFAAKAREVLATLPIKGRAPKTGYSREAFGQAWADVDRNGCDTRNDILDRDLTAKTIKTGTRNCVILTGILADPYTAETISFVRGSTTSSAVQIDHVVALNDAWQKGAQQLSVEQRTALANDPLNLLAVDGPTNQQKGAGDAATWLPPNKAYRCDYVARQISVKATYSLWVTAAEHDSMAKVLDSCNDIEVPTNQTPPPVEPVILPPPAPLAPVAPVEAAAPPAPVVAAPPVAPAPLVEVPAAAPYYQNCTAVRAAGAAPIHAGQPGFESKFDRDGDGVGCE; this is encoded by the coding sequence TTGCCTGCTGCACGTCCCAACCGCCGCTTTGGCGCCACTGATTTCATCATGGGTTCGGTGCTTGCCTCCGTCCTTTTCATCACCACGGCGTGCGGCGGCGCTCCGGCACCACAGTCCGCTCCGGCGTCGGACGTGGTTACACAGTCCCCAACACCCAGTCCCAGCCCTTCTCCCACCGAGGATGATGTGGCACCCGTGGATGGGGACAATGTTCCCGACGCCGGCAACGCCGATCTGGCCGCCAACGTACAGCCGGCTTTCGCAGCCAAGGCACGCGAGGTTCTTGCCACCTTGCCCATCAAGGGCAGGGCGCCGAAAACGGGGTACAGTCGTGAGGCTTTTGGCCAGGCATGGGCCGATGTGGACAGGAACGGTTGCGATACCCGCAACGACATCCTTGATCGCGATCTGACGGCCAAAACAATCAAAACTGGAACGCGCAACTGCGTGATCCTGACCGGAATTCTAGCCGATCCTTACACGGCCGAGACCATCTCCTTTGTGCGCGGTTCAACAACTAGCAGCGCCGTACAGATCGATCACGTGGTGGCACTCAATGACGCATGGCAAAAGGGCGCCCAGCAGCTCAGCGTGGAACAACGCACCGCTCTGGCCAATGATCCCCTGAACCTGTTGGCCGTGGACGGCCCCACGAACCAGCAAAAGGGCGCCGGAGACGCGGCCACCTGGCTGCCGCCGAACAAGGCCTACCGCTGCGATTACGTGGCCCGGCAGATCTCGGTCAAGGCAACGTACAGCCTATGGGTAACGGCGGCAGAGCACGATTCCATGGCGAAGGTCTTGGACAGCTGTAACGACATTGAAGTTCCCACCAACCAGACGCCACCGCCGGTTGAACCGGTCATCCTGCCACCGCCGGCGCCACTTGCACCCGTAGCCCCGGTGGAAGCTGCCGCTCCGCCAGCTCCTGTTGTGGCAGCCCCGCCAGTTGCACCTGCCCCGCTGGTCGAGGTGCCAGCGGCGGCGCCCTACTACCAGAACTGCACGGCCGTGCGTGCCGCGGGAGCCGCACCCATCCATGCCGGCCAGCCAGGATTCGAGTCAAAGTTTGACCGCGATGGTGACGGAGTGGGCTGCGAATAG
- a CDS encoding glycoside hydrolase family 35 protein: MSLFTIGEQDFLLDGQPHRILAGALHYFRVHPDQWADRIRKARQMGLNTIETYVAWNLHAPSEDVFDLSGRLDLGRFLDLVAAEGMHAIVRPGPYICAEWDNGGLPGWLFSKGNPVIRSSDPVYLKLVRRYLEQLAPVLVPRQIDAGGPIVLIQIENEYGAYGSDGDYLEQLVELNREIGLTVPFTTVDQPEPDMLENGSLPTLHKTGSFGSCARERLATLRQHQPIGPLMCSEFWVGWFDHWGAHHHTTNVQQSAHELEAILAAGASVNVYMFHGGTNFGFTNGANDKGVYQPTVTSYDYDAPLDESGQPTEKYWAFREILGRYTELDHQDVPAALHPGHAFEVSLCQEIPLWNYLDATAAWWQSQDPASTDDVGHFSGFSVYRSEIETVERSVLAFDEVRDRAQVFLNREHIGTLSRDQRECALVLPAGASGTLEILVEDQGRVNYGDRLGEAKGLIGQARINGVRHSAWELSPVLLSDVSELAGALAALPETKAQALAGPVFARGTFDHPDESDLFLDTHDWTHGIVWINGFCLGRYNVRGPQRTLYVPGPLLTARGNEIIVLELQAATRAVASFVAEHDLGHTEF; the protein is encoded by the coding sequence ATGTCTCTCTTTACCATCGGCGAGCAGGACTTCCTGCTCGATGGGCAGCCTCACCGCATCTTGGCTGGCGCTTTGCATTACTTTCGAGTTCACCCTGATCAGTGGGCGGACCGGATCCGCAAGGCTCGACAAATGGGACTGAACACCATTGAGACCTACGTGGCGTGGAACCTGCACGCGCCCAGCGAGGATGTCTTCGACCTCTCCGGCAGACTCGACCTGGGCAGGTTCCTCGATCTCGTGGCGGCCGAAGGAATGCACGCTATTGTCCGGCCAGGGCCATATATTTGTGCCGAATGGGACAACGGTGGCCTACCAGGTTGGCTGTTCAGCAAAGGGAACCCAGTCATCAGGTCATCGGACCCGGTTTACCTGAAGTTGGTGCGCCGCTATCTGGAACAGCTGGCACCCGTCCTGGTACCCAGGCAAATTGATGCGGGCGGTCCCATCGTCCTGATCCAAATCGAGAATGAATATGGCGCCTACGGCTCGGACGGGGACTATCTAGAGCAGTTGGTGGAACTGAACCGCGAAATTGGCTTGACGGTGCCATTCACCACGGTGGACCAGCCCGAACCAGACATGCTTGAAAATGGCAGCCTGCCGACGCTGCACAAGACCGGATCGTTTGGCTCATGCGCCAGGGAACGGCTGGCCACTCTGCGTCAACACCAACCCATCGGGCCCTTGATGTGTTCGGAATTTTGGGTGGGCTGGTTTGACCATTGGGGAGCGCATCACCACACCACCAACGTTCAGCAGTCGGCACATGAACTAGAAGCCATCCTCGCTGCCGGAGCGTCTGTCAATGTGTACATGTTCCACGGCGGAACCAACTTTGGGTTTACCAACGGTGCCAATGACAAGGGCGTCTACCAGCCCACTGTTACCAGTTACGACTACGATGCCCCGTTGGATGAATCTGGCCAGCCAACCGAAAAATACTGGGCCTTCAGGGAAATCCTGGGCCGTTATACGGAACTTGATCATCAGGACGTCCCGGCTGCCCTGCATCCCGGCCACGCGTTTGAGGTCTCCTTATGCCAGGAAATTCCACTCTGGAATTACCTTGATGCGACAGCCGCCTGGTGGCAGAGCCAGGACCCGGCAAGCACGGATGATGTGGGGCACTTTAGTGGATTCTCGGTGTACCGGAGCGAAATCGAAACAGTGGAACGCTCCGTCCTCGCCTTCGATGAGGTCCGTGACCGGGCCCAGGTGTTCCTGAACAGGGAGCACATCGGGACGTTGTCCCGAGATCAGCGAGAGTGCGCGCTGGTGCTGCCCGCGGGCGCCTCAGGGACGCTTGAGATCCTGGTTGAGGATCAGGGGCGGGTGAACTATGGGGACCGGCTGGGTGAAGCAAAGGGGCTGATCGGCCAAGCCCGGATCAATGGAGTCCGGCACAGTGCTTGGGAGCTTTCGCCGGTCCTGCTGTCAGACGTCAGCGAGCTGGCCGGCGCTTTGGCTGCGCTTCCCGAGACGAAGGCGCAGGCGTTGGCGGGGCCGGTCTTTGCCCGGGGCACCTTCGATCACCCGGATGAATCTGATCTCTTCTTGGACACCCACGATTGGACCCACGGCATTGTCTGGATCAACGGCTTCTGCCTTGGCCGATACAACGTGCGCGGGCCGCAGCGAACGTTGTATGTCCCTGGCCCACTACTGACAGCCCGCGGCAATGAAATCATTGTGCTGGAGCTGCAGGCAGCAACTCGTGCCGTGGCATCATTCGTCGCCGAACACGATCTGGGGCACACGGAGTTCTAG
- a CDS encoding HAD family hydrolase, translating to MSTSTLVACDLDRTLIYSKNALWLTGADKDAPSLIVAEVYDGAPLSYMTRAAEELLVSVKAAATFVPVTTRTQAQYERVQLPGPVPEYAVASNGGVLLHNGVPDAAWHTELSAKMAAACAPLESIEAHLSNPEFAPWILRLRRAEDLFVYAIIDRESMPDSFVAELHQVCADAGWSVSIQGRKLYCVPLPINKTDTLAEVGRRTGSDTVIAAGDSLLDQGMLQSADLAFRPLHGELHDAGYLASHLRLTSVRGVLAGEEILRSILAELA from the coding sequence ACTCCAAAAACGCGCTCTGGCTCACCGGCGCCGACAAGGACGCCCCGTCACTCATTGTTGCCGAGGTGTACGACGGCGCCCCACTCTCCTACATGACCCGCGCAGCGGAGGAGCTGCTGGTTTCGGTGAAGGCCGCCGCGACCTTCGTACCTGTCACCACGCGCACACAAGCGCAGTATGAGCGCGTGCAATTGCCGGGTCCGGTGCCCGAATACGCGGTTGCCTCGAACGGTGGCGTGCTCTTGCACAACGGCGTTCCCGATGCGGCTTGGCACACGGAACTCTCGGCCAAGATGGCGGCCGCCTGTGCTCCGCTCGAAAGCATCGAGGCCCACCTGTCGAATCCGGAGTTTGCCCCGTGGATTCTGCGCCTGCGCCGGGCCGAGGACTTGTTTGTCTACGCCATCATTGACCGCGAGTCCATGCCTGATTCCTTCGTGGCCGAGCTCCATCAGGTATGTGCCGACGCCGGGTGGAGCGTCTCCATCCAAGGCCGCAAGCTGTATTGCGTGCCGCTGCCCATCAACAAGACTGACACCTTGGCCGAAGTAGGCCGCCGCACCGGCTCCGACACCGTCATTGCCGCCGGCGATTCCCTGCTGGATCAGGGCATGCTGCAAAGCGCTGATCTGGCTTTCCGGCCCCTGCATGGTGAATTGCACGACGCCGGATACCTGGCGTCCCATCTGCGCCTCACCTCCGTGCGGGGTGTTCTGGCGGGCGAGGAGATCTTGCGCAGCATTTTGGCCGAACTAGCCTGA